A window of the Anthonomus grandis grandis chromosome 9, icAntGran1.3, whole genome shotgun sequence genome harbors these coding sequences:
- the LOC126740135 gene encoding nuclear pore complex protein Nup214 isoform X1, with protein sequence MLKTCPGSVDVTDLQFKLQCHLKVFENKDFSPFSHANSLLTCASRYGLLFTGSTSNHFQVIQTKILQNYSPKEKDVINYPRRTIQLSSPPKHLCVNCDSTVLAVIIEKDSCPVVIFYDVLSFLSQNVKVLQELRLSSTPNVFIREINWNPSLPMVFTACKSDNTLGVYELKGTAIDINELPSASQATSFCWSPKGKQIAVGSADGKITQYKPDLKAVKIINAPKFEGQNSIISLQWVSNYQFIAAYLSTKDGVANIVVVDAPKTGEPTFTNYEDICYSGTSREAQFYMILQQNWNFLMVASANSAEVGVLGLTGETWTQWITSDTARAELPLSPDHEETLPVGFTFDISSTKPLPWGESTIPPCPMLCILSHQGVLCCFNIVNLKEGVPSVCTPPDPIQDTSGLSTFTSEVAVSNQPKEIPVTTEASTKTNFAMPNIIQSTPLPAAKAPTETAKTLFESRPSLTPIKPSGVPLFGGQSIITPVTKTTSAPPPAPSNFSEKYSSIFSSLTPTSTQASTAPVKPIVVTTKPPEPKPQEVIPPKVVAEVPKQPSTLAAEIPKGETTVMIAEIIKDEWLYLEAELRILINLGRNVKVHVGTDQEKIDMIEKIDGLQDFVREASEISVGQSNEIHLLKQNLIQSWAWFEEAKSHYNASKNEAIALLIKMQPLDSLAQKRLQDVEQLAYYIESQLSQANKTLDEQWDKFQDYAKKSYKFQTPTMEAIFQTMVRQNVILQKKLYVLKDIASQLKSKPSNVSSLLSNLDLADDFSELHLDPRSILQLQIEKIKNRSKHLSEAKVGKLRRLLKSRDVVKVTAVKPQVSSWALNQSPASKMRQSISMLGSSTSPSTKSSIAKILDFSSSTPEKPTTLQKSQGSAFTPICTAAPASQQSFFYNAPNISFGADTSKPTSTFSTPPKVNTTASVTFKAPAGTTFSFGSTPPKAADTTVTKPSGASSIFSNLQSVIDKATEPTKSAFSFSGAIATTQSVVSSSSSSAVSNSFFGKTVQPPTSKVITVSLFDPKIPKTTDSTVSETSSAASLGTISRTASSTSVSDSNKGDVSKVPNKPFMFGTPGQSGGLFGSTAATTAASSSVESKAMTLFGSTATTKSLFTPAVEKPVSTSAVKTIFGSASTTFTVPATSSTSLFANFIWKASSTTAAPTVSLFSSTFATPSGGTAVTSSVLDSSSAQAKNIFSSATPTSTAENLVASKTVTAAVSTETTSSVSSPSTANIFASAPATTTPETPATITSLFGGTSGTTITSETTSTAGSSLFSSTTSTSIFGTPTSEVGASSESQTATKPSLGITSAASSSSSLFGAAPSTIAQGTNALFGKTAGGIATMAAEVSSAATPLLGSPATTTQSIFGAAPQATTSSSLFGTSTPFGSTSSAANVFGSTTTQASATSLFGTSTAPQTTTASVFGASTVTTQASSSVFGTPTTPQTTTSSIFGTPTTPQTSTTSIFGTPTAPQTTTTSIFGTPTAPQTTTTSVFGTPTAPQTTAASIFGTPTAPQTTSSSIFGGSPASGNIFASAASNIFGSSTASSGFGGGAVASTASSVFGSGTTSTSSNVFGSTATTTSSVFGSGGGSIFGGGSPSVFGQSATFGTAQSGFGQTTTASSVFGQPVTTASVFGQAAGFGSSAGTNAFGTTATASTGSIFGGASSAPSSGFGSGFGSQSSTSNIFGSPSTTQASTGSFGFGSLAVGGTASPGGSIFGGSTGTTFGQTTPQANPFGKVESKPLFGSNTGNIFASSAVTSASTNIFGTPASTSSSIFGGGSSTSTFGNPAAGTTGFGSPSTFGSSAFGQPPSFGSSAFSSPQQSGGPFSGSAQSVAQSGFGSPTSFQKPAGFGAAPVFGGAPSGGFGAAPAFGAGASFGAAAPFGSPDKVFGGGQPSTGTFGSTTAQNSAFGNLANQNTIGFGNLAQQANTPSSMPFSGGNSSFSSWR encoded by the exons ATGTTAAAGACTTGCCCCGGTTCCGTGGATGTTACG GACTTGCAATTTAAGTTACAATGCCACCTAAAAGTCTTTGAGAATAAGGATTTTTCTCCTTTTTCTCATGCTAATAGTTTACTTACTTGCGCTAGTCGGTATGGATTGCTATTTACTGGCTCCACCTCAAACCATTTTCAGG TTATACAAACGAAAATACTACAAAATTACAGCCCGAAAGAAAAGGATGTCATCAATTATCCCAGACGAACTATCCAACTATCCTCCCCACCAAAACATTTATGTGTAAACTGTGACAGTACAGTCCTAGCAGTCATTATAGAAAAAGATAGTTGCCCAGTGGTAATTTTCTATGACGTTCTCTCATTTCTTAGTCAAAATGTGAAAGTTTTACAAGAGTTAAGACTCTCATCCACTCCCAATGTGTTTATAAGGGAAATTAATTGGAACCCAAGCCTGCCCATGGTGTTTACTGCATGCAAAAGTGACAACACTTTAGGAGTATATGAATTAAAAGGGACTGCAATTGATATAAATGAACTACCGAGTGCCTCACAAGCTACTAGCTTCTGCTGGAGCCCAAAAGGCAAGCAAATTGCTGTGGGTTCGGCAGATGGAAAGATCACTCAATATAAACCAGATTTAAAGGCAGTGAAAATTATAAATGCTCCCAAGTTTGAAGGGCAGAACAGCATTATTAGCCTTCAGTGGGTCTCCAACTATCAATTTATTGCTGCATATTTGTCTACAAAAGATGGGGTGGCCAATATTGTGGTTGTAGATGCCCCCAAAACTGGTGAACCTACATTTACTAACTATGAGGATATTTGCTATAGTGGCACTTCTAGGGAGGCACAGTTTTATATGATTTTGCAACAGAATtg gAACTTCCTGATGGTTGCTTCAGCCAACAGTGCAGAAGTTGGAGTGCTTGGACTAACTGGAGAAACATGGACCCAGTGGATTACGTCTGATACAGCACGCGCGGAGCTTCCCTTAAGCCCCGACCATGAAGAAACTCTCCCTGTAGGGTTCACTTTTGATATAAGCTCAACAAAACCTTTGCCCTGGGGAGAAAGCACCATACCACCATGTCCCATGCTGTGCATTCTCTCCCATCAAGGAGTTTTGTGCTGCTTTAACATTGTTAATCTTAAAGAGGGCGTACCGAGTGTTTGCACACCTCCAGACCCTATTCAGGACACTTCTGGTTTGAGTACATTTACTTCAGAGGTCGCTGTTAGCAACCAACCCAAAGAAATACCAGTAACTACTGAGGCTAGTACTAAAACAAACTTTGCTATGCCTAACATTATACAAAGTACTCCCTTGCCTGCTGCTAAGGCTCCTACAGAAACCGCAAAAACATTGTTCGAGAGTCGCCCATCTTTAACTCCAATCAAGCCTTCCGGGGTGCCGTTGTTTGGGGGGCAATCGATCATAACTCCTGTCACGAAAACTACAAGTGCTCCGCCTCCAGCACCTTCAAACTTCAGCGAGAAATACTCCTCAATATTTTCTTCGTTGACTCCGACATCTACGCAAGCCAGTACGGCACCCGTTAAACCTATAGTGGTCACCACTAAGCCCCCAGAACCAAAACCTCAGGAAGTGATACCTCCCAAAGTAGTTGCTGAGGTTCCCAAGCAGCCTTCTACTCTAGCAGCGGAAATCCCGAAAGGCGAAACTACAGTCATGATAGCTGAAATAATCAAAGACGAGTGGTTGTACTTGGAAGCGGAACTAAGGATTCTGATCAACTTGGGTCGCAACGTGAAGGTTCACGTGGGTACCGATCAAGAAAAAATCGATATGATTGAAAAGATTGACGGTCTACAAGATTTTGTTCGGGAAGCGTCGGAAATAAGCGTCGGCCAGAGCAACGAGATTCATTTGTTGAAACAGAACCTGATCCAATCGTGGGCATGGTTTGAAGAAGCGAAGTCGCATTATAATGCATCCAAGAACGAAGCCATCGCCCTCCTAATCAAAATGCAACCGTTGGATTCTTTGGCTCAAAAGCGTTTGCAAGATGTCGAACAGTTAGCTTACTATATAGAATCTCAGCTGAGCCAAGCTAACAAAACCCTAGACGAGCAATGGGATAAATTTCAAGACTACGCTAAGAAATCCTACAAGTTCCAAACTCCCACCATGGAAGCCATCTTCCAAACGATGGTCAGACAGAATGTTATTTTACAAAAGAAGCTATACGTTCTTAAGGATATCGCGTCCCAACTCAAATCAAAACCATCAAACGTCAGCTCGTTGCTATCAAACTTAGATCTAGCAGATGACTTTTCCGAACTACATTTAGACCCTCGGAGCATTTTGCAGTTACAAATCGAGAAAATCAAGAATCGCTCCAAACATTTATCTGAGGCTAAGGTGGGGAAGCTGCGTAGGCTTTTGAAGTCCCGAGACGTGGTCAAAGTGACTGCAGTTAAGCCCCAAGTGTCTTCTTGGGCTCTGAATCAATCCCCTGCAAGTAAAATGAGACAGTCTATATCGATGTTAGGATCATCCACGTCACCGAGCACCAAATCATCAATTGCTAAAATCCTGGACTTCTCCAGTTCTACTCCAGAAAAACCGACTACATTACAAAAGAGCCAAGGCAGCGCTTTCACTCCAATATGCACAGCAGCACCGGCCTCCCAGCAGTCATTTTTCTATAATGCCCCAAATATTTCGTTTGGAGCAGATACTTCAAAACCAACCTCGACATTTAGTACTCCTCCTAAAGTCAATACTACCGCCTCTGTGACTTTCAAAGCTCCTGCGGGCACGACATTTTCTTTTGGTAGTACCCCTCCGAAAGCAGCAGATACAACAGTAACAAAACCCAGTGGGGCTTCCTCGATATTTAGTAATCTGCAATCGGTCATTGATAAGGCCACCGAACCTACAAAATCAGCTTTTAGTTTTTCTGGAGCTATAGCTACAACCCAGTCGGTGGTTAGCTCATCTTCATCTTCAGCAGTCAGTAATTCTTTCTTTGGGAAAACAGTTCAACCACCAACATCTAAAGTCATCACTGTTTCCCTTTTTGACCCGAAAATTCCGAAAACTACTGATAGTACGGTATCGGAGACAAGCTCGGCCGCTTCTTTGGGCACCATTTCTCGAACAGCAAGCAGTACCTCTGTTTCTGATAGTAACAAGGGTGACGTTTCAAAAGTGCCTAATAAACCGTTCATGTTCGGAACTCCTGGACAATCTGGAGGCCTTTTTGGTTCTACAGCGGCAACTACAGCCGCGAGTTCTTCGGTAGAGTCTAAGGCCATGACATTATTTGGTAGCACGGCGACTACAAAGAGCCTTTTTACACCTGCTGTGGAGAAACCTGTAAGTACATCCGCAGTAAAAACCATCTTTGGGTCTGCTTCTACGACTTTCACTGTTCCCGCTACTAGTTCGACGTCTCTATTTGCAAACTTTATTTGGAAAGCTTCCTCCACCACTGCTGCTCCCACAGTGTCTTTGTTTAGTAGCACCTTTGCTACGCCTTCTGGCGGGACTGCTGTTACAAGTTCAGTGCTTGACAGTTCCAGTGCTCAagcgaaaaatatattttcttcagcAACGCCCACTTCTACTGCTGAAAACTTAGTTGCATCAAAAACAGTTACAGCCGCTGTTAGTACAGAAACTACAAGCTCTGTAAGTAGCCCTTCAACAGCCAACATTTTTGCCTCTGCTCCTGCTACAACGACTCCTGAAACTCCTGCTACTATTACTTCATTATTTGGGGGAACCTCCGGGACAACCATAACTTCTGAAACCACTTCTACTGCTGGAAGTTCTTTATTTAGTAGCACGACATCAACAAGTATCTTTGGCACTCCAACTTCCGAAGTAGGTGCATCATCTGAAAGTCAAACTGCTACAAAACCATCGCTTGGTATAACTTCCGCGGCCTCCAGCTCAAGTTCTTTATTTGGTGCTGCACCATCTACTATTGCTCAAGGTACAAACGCGCTTTTTGGTAAAACTGCCGGTGGAATAGCCACTATGGCCGCCGAAGTCTCCTCCGCAGCGACACCATTACTTGGGAGCCCCGCGACAACCACACAAAGCATCTTTGGTGCAGCGCCTCAAGCCACTACCTCGAGCTCATTATTTGGCACTTCAACACCTTTTGGATCGACTTCTTCTGCAGCAAATGTTTTTGGTTCCACTACCACACAAGCCTCAGCAACAAGTTTGTTTGGCACCTCAACTGCGCCACAAACAACAACAGCAAGCGTGTTTGGGGCCTCAACTGTAACAACACAGGCCAGCAGCAGCGTTTTTGGGACCCCGACTACTCCGCAAACCACTACATCAAGCATTTTTGGTACCCCAACTACACCACAAACGTCAACAACGAGCATTTTTGGTACCCCAACTGCACCTCAAACCACTACAACGAGCATTTTTGGTACCCCAACTGCACCTCAAACGACTACAACGAGCGTTTTTGGCACCCCAACTGCTCCGCAAACCACTGCAGCAAGCATATTTGGCACTCCAACGGCACCCCAAACAACATCTTCAAGCATTTTCGGTGGCTCACCAGCATCGGGAAATATCTTTGCTTCTGCTGCGAGTAACATTTTTGGATCCAGTACGGCTTCAAGTGGGTTTGGTGGAGGTGCGGTGGCTTCGACTGCTAGTTCGGTTTTCGGATCGGGTACTACGAGTACCAGTTCCAATGTTTTTGGGAGCACCGCCACCACGACGTCATCTGTCTTTGGGTCTGGCGGTGGTTCGATCTTTGGCGGAGGTAGTCCGAGTGTTTTCGGGCAAAGTGCGACTTTTGGTACCGCACAGTCCGGGTTTGGTCAGACCACGACGGCTTCGAGTGTGTTCGGACAGCCCGTCACTACCGCTTCCGTGTTTGGACAAGCTGCTGGATTTGGGTCTTCGGCTGGTACAAACGCTTTTGGTACCACTGCAACTGCCAGTACCGGAAGTATTTTTGGTGGTGCTTCTAGCGCTCCCAGTAGCGGGTTTGGATCAG GTTTTGGTTCCCAAAGTTCCACGAGCAATATTTTCGGATCTCCCAGTACTACACAGGCTTCCACCGGAAGTTTTGGTTTTGGTTCGCTTGCTGTGGGGGGTACCGCATCCCCTGGAGGAAGTATATTTGGAGGATCCACAG GTACAACATTTGGCCAAACGACACCTCAAGCAAACCCCTTTGGTAAAGTAGAATCCAAACCGCTGTTCGGTTCGAATACCGGTAACATTTTCGCCAGTTCAGCGGTAACATCCGCGAGTACCAATATCTTCGGCACCCCAGCGAGTACTAGCAGTTCGATTTTCGGCGGGGGTAGCAGTACCAGCACGTTTGGAAACCCCGCAGCTGGTACTACAGGGTTCGGTTCCCCGAGTACGTTCGGGTCTTCGGCTTTTGGACAGCCGCCCAGTTTCGGCAGTTCCGCTTTTAGCAGCCCTCAGCAGTCCGGCGGTCCTTTTAGTGGCAGCG CTCAATCGGTGGCTCAGAGTGGCTTCGGTTCGCCCACGAGCTTCCAAAAACCGGCCGGGTTTGGGGCGGCACCGGTGTTTGGCGGTGCGCCCAGTGGAGGATTTGGGGCCGCCCCGGCCTTTGGGGCGGGAGCCTCTTTTGGGGCAGCCGCGCCATTTGGAAGTCCTGATAAGGTATTTGGAGGGGGACAGCCTAGTACAG GCACTTTCGGTTCAACAACCGCCCAAAATAGCGCATTCGGCAATCTGGCGAACCAAAACACTATAGGATTTGGAAACTTGGCACAGCAAGCAAACACACCTAGTTCCATGCCGTTTTCCGGAGG aaattcttCGTTTTCTAGCTGGCGTTAA